A part of Neovison vison isolate M4711 chromosome 6, ASM_NN_V1, whole genome shotgun sequence genomic DNA contains:
- the LOC122909800 gene encoding NADH dehydrogenase [ubiquinone] 1 beta subcomplex subunit 4-like codes for MSFPKYQPLPLATLPSTLNPAEYNISLEARKAPRSQPKWEYLLQYNDPKCRELIEDPVLIRCAYARSANINPNFRPTPKTSLLGALFGIGPLFFWFYVFKTDRDKKEKLIQEGKLD; via the coding sequence ATGTCATTCCCTAAGTACCAGCCGTTGCCTCTGGCTACCTTACCCTCTACCCTCAACCCTGCTGAATACAACATCTCTCTGGAAGCCCGGAAGGCCCCAAGATCCCAACCTAAATGGGAGTATCTGCTTCAGTACAACGACCCCAAATGCCGAGAGCTCATCGAAGATCCTGTCTTGATCCGTTGCGCCTACGCAAGATCAGCAAACATCAATCCCAATTTCAGACCCACTCCCAAGACTTCGCTCTTAGGAGCTCTGTTTGGAATTGGGCcccttttcttctggttttatgttttcaaaactgacagagataagaaagaaaaacttatccAGGAAGGAAAATTGGATTGA